From the Deinococcus radiophilus genome, one window contains:
- the purM gene encoding phosphoribosylformylglycinamidine cyclo-ligase, with product MTNQTESQSAYARAGVDIDAGHRAVDLMKDAVARTHTPAVLGGIGGFGGLFSLSGLQDMADPVLVASTDGVGTKTKVAVRTGRFGGLGHDIVNHCVNDILVQGARPLIFLDYVAMGRLSPERVAEVVTGAAQACEALGVALLGGETAEMPGVYVEGELDIVGTIVGAVDRPALIDGQRIQEGDSVIALPSAGLHTNGYSLARMALDDLDWAEARDDLNGERLEDLLTVPHRAYLSAYDAVQGAGAEVRGMAHITGGGLVHNPPRVFPGGIGMRVDTASWTVPPLFELIVERSGTPREEAFEALNMGVGFLFIVPAAQQEQALTALRAVGEQPWVLGQMEAGRGVRFG from the coding sequence ATGACAAATCAGACCGAGTCGCAGAGCGCTTACGCCCGTGCAGGCGTGGATATTGACGCGGGCCACCGCGCCGTAGACCTGATGAAGGACGCCGTCGCCCGCACCCACACCCCGGCGGTGCTGGGCGGCATCGGCGGCTTTGGGGGCCTCTTCAGCCTGAGCGGCCTGCAGGACATGGCCGACCCGGTGCTGGTGGCCTCCACCGACGGCGTGGGCACCAAGACCAAGGTGGCGGTGCGGACCGGGCGTTTCGGCGGCCTGGGCCATGACATCGTGAACCACTGCGTGAACGACATTCTGGTGCAAGGGGCGCGCCCACTGATCTTTCTGGATTATGTGGCGATGGGCCGGCTCTCGCCGGAGCGCGTAGCCGAAGTGGTCACGGGTGCGGCCCAGGCCTGTGAAGCGCTAGGCGTGGCGCTGTTGGGTGGCGAAACCGCCGAGATGCCCGGCGTGTATGTCGAAGGCGAGCTGGACATTGTAGGGACCATCGTGGGTGCCGTGGACCGCCCAGCGCTCATTGACGGGCAGCGTATCCAGGAAGGAGACAGCGTGATTGCCCTGCCCAGTGCCGGCCTGCACACCAACGGGTACTCGCTGGCCCGCATGGCGCTGGACGACTTGGACTGGGCTGAGGCCCGCGACGACCTGAATGGTGAGCGCCTTGAGGACCTGCTGACCGTGCCGCACCGCGCTTATCTGAGTGCCTACGACGCGGTGCAGGGGGCTGGCGCCGAAGTGCGCGGCATGGCCCACATCACTGGAGGCGGTCTGGTCCACAATCCACCGCGTGTATTCCCGGGGGGCATCGGGATGCGGGTGGATACGGCCTCCTGGACGGTACCGCCACTGTTTGAGCTGATCGTGGAACGCTCTGGTACGCCCCGCGAAGAAGCCTTTGAAGCGCTCAACATGGGGGTGGGTTTCCTGTTTATCGTTCCTGCCGCACAGCAGGAGCAGGCGCTGACGGCGCTACGGGCTGTAGGCGAACAACCCTGGGTGCTGGGCCAGATGGAAGCGGGGCGGGGAGTCCGTTTTGGCTAA